The sequence ATTTACTGGCTTATTTTAATCAGGCCGCCTTCACAATCAGCAGTGAAATTTTTCATATGTTCCTTGCATTTTTCAGGCTTCAGACCATTTACACAATATTCCTGAAAATAATTCAGCCAGTTTTCACCTGTCCTGGGGCATGATTGAACAAATTCAATAAACTTGGTGAGCCTTGAAAGTGTCTCAGGCCCCATCCCATGCTCCATTCTGCATGCCTCATTATCAGCCGTTTCAGGGTCAAGTTTTAAAATATCAGTAAGAAAGCTCCTTATTGTATTATGTCTGCACTCTATTTCCTTTCCTATTTCCATTCCTTTATCAGTCAACTCAAGGTATTCATGTTTTTCATAGTCAATAAAACCCTTATCAGAGAGGTTTTTTAACATGTTTGTTACTGTCGGCATTTTTACACCCAGCTCTCTTGCAATATTTTTTACCCTTATTGCACCCTTGCCCTGATTCAACTTAAAGATTGTTTCGAGGTAATCTTCCATGGTTGAGGAGATATTTTCGTCTGACATTTTATTTCCTTATCTTTATTAGATTAATCTAATTAATTTAATGAACCCCAATTTAGTTATATCCTTATATCTTGTCAAGGGTTTTTTCAACTTAAAATAGTTTTTTTGCTTCATTGCCAAATAGAATGAAACTTTGAAAAGTTTATTGTCGGTAAGACCCGCAAGGTTTTCCCCGCCTGTTAAACCCTTATCCGATGAGGCTAATAAGGTAATAAGAAAGGGGCTTGTAAGGTAGGTAATCGAGTGGAACGTCTTCACACGTTCCACTCGACCATTTTTTTGTCACCCTGTCAGATGACAGCAATGATGTCAGGCTTAAGCAAGGTCAAACCGGTCAAGATTCATCACCTTGTTCCATACAGCAACAAAGTCATTAATGAATTTATCCTGTGAATCAGCGCATGCATAGACCTCGGCTATTGCCCTTAACTGGGAATTGGAGCCGAATATAAGGTCAACGCGGGTGCCTGTCCATTTGACCTTACCGCTCTTGCGGTCACGACCCTCATACACATCTTCATCTGTTGCTGATTTGCTCCACACAGTATCCATATCAAGCAGGTTCACAAAGAAGTCATTGGTCAGGGCTTCAGGTTTTTTTGTAAAAACCCCATGCTTTGACTTCCCGAAGTTAGTGTTCAGCACCCTCATGCCGCCTAGCAGGACTGTCATCTCAGGTGCTGTGAGTGTGAGGAGCTGTGCCTTGTCTATGAGCATCTCTTCGGCGGTCATGCTGTATTTCTTATTCATGTAATTCCTGAACCCGTCTGCCTTGGGCTTGAGTACAGCAAATGAAAGGGCATCGGTCTGTTTCTGCGATGCATCTGTGCGGCCTGGTGTAAATGGGACTGTAATCTTAGCGCCCGCATTTTTAGCGGCAAGCTCAATAGCTGCGCACCCGCCAAGCACTATCAGGTCAGCCATTGAGACCTTTTTATTTCCCTTCTGTGAATCATTGAATTCCTTCTGGATCTTCTCAAGGCCTTTAAGCACCTTCTTAAGCTGAGCAGGCTGATTTACCTCCCACTCCTTCTGGGGTGCAAGGCATATGCGCGCACCGTTTGCACCGCCGCGTTTGTCAGAGCCACGGAATGTGGAGGCAGATGCCCATGCGGTTGTTACAAGCTGGGATATGGAGAGGCCTGAGTCAATGATCATGCGCTTAAGCTCTGCTACATCCTTTTGGCCGATCTGCTTATAATCCGCAGCCGGGATTGTATCCTGCCAGATAAGGTCTTCCTTTGGCACCTCCGGCCCAAGATAGCGTGCCTTTGGACCCATGTCACGATGAGTAAGCTTAAACCATGCCCTTGCAAAGGCGTCTGCAAATTTATTAGGGTTTTTCAGGTAATTACGTGCGATCGGTTCATAGATCGGGTCAAAACGCAGGGATAGGTCTGCCGTGGTCATCATTGGCCTGTGTTTCTTTTTGGGGTCATGGGCGTCTGCAATCATATCAGTCTCTTTTACATTTTTTGCAAGCCACTGGTTTGCCCCTGCCGGGCTCTTAACCAGTTCCCACTCATATTGGAACAATATTCTAAGATATCCCATGTCCCAGCTTGTCGGATTGGGCTTCCAGGCGCCCTCTATGCCGCTCCCGATAGTGTCTCCAGCTTTCCCTTTACCAAAGCTGCTCTTCCACCCAAGCCCCTGTTCCTCAATAGGGGCAGCCTCAGGTTCAGGGCCAACATGGGTTGCAGGGCCTGCGCCATGACACTTTCCAAAGGTATGACCACCCGCTACAAGGGCAACTGTCTCTTCATCATTCATTGCCATGCGTGCAAAGGTATCTCGAACATCCTTACCTGATGCAACAGGGTCAGGATTGCCATTAGGGCCTTCCGGATTTACATAGATAAGCCCCATCTGCACGGCTGCAAGTGGGTTTTCAAGGTCACGCTCACCTGTATAGCGTTTATCACCAAGCCATTCGGTTTCAGAACCCCAGTAGATATCCTCCTCAGGTTCCCATGTGTCCACACGGCCACCGCCAAAACCAAAGGTCCTTAGCCCCATTGACTCAAGGGCGCAGTTACCTGCAAGTATCATGAGGTCTGCCCAGGATATCTTTTTTCCATATTTCTTTTTTATAGGCCATAAAAGCCTTCTGGCCTTATCAAGGTTAACATTGTCCGGCCAACTATTAAGGGGGGCCAGACGCTGATTGCCAGACCCAGCGCCGCCCCGGCCATCACCCTGGCGATAGGTGCCAGCGCTGTGCCAGGCCATGCGGATAAAGAGCGGGCCATAATGGCCGTAATCTGCAGGCCACCAATCCTGTGAATCGGTCATAAGGGCATAGAGATCATTTTTAACTGCCTGAAGATCAAGCTTTTTAAATTCCTCAGCGTAATTGAATCGCTCGCCCATGGGGTTGCTCAGATTTGAATGCTG is a genomic window of Desulfatiglans sp. containing:
- a CDS encoding metal-dependent transcriptional regulator, whose protein sequence is MSDENISSTMEDYLETIFKLNQGKGAIRVKNIARELGVKMPTVTNMLKNLSDKGFIDYEKHEYLELTDKGMEIGKEIECRHNTIRSFLTDILKLDPETADNEACRMEHGMGPETLSRLTKFIEFVQSCPRTGENWLNYFQEYCVNGLKPEKCKEHMKNFTADCEGGLIKISQ
- the katG gene encoding catalase/peroxidase HPI, with protein sequence MSKESKCPVTGMSSKPVSGRGTSNRDWWPNQLNLKILHQHSNLSNPMGERFNYAEEFKKLDLQAVKNDLYALMTDSQDWWPADYGHYGPLFIRMAWHSAGTYRQGDGRGGAGSGNQRLAPLNSWPDNVNLDKARRLLWPIKKKYGKKISWADLMILAGNCALESMGLRTFGFGGGRVDTWEPEEDIYWGSETEWLGDKRYTGERDLENPLAAVQMGLIYVNPEGPNGNPDPVASGKDVRDTFARMAMNDEETVALVAGGHTFGKCHGAGPATHVGPEPEAAPIEEQGLGWKSSFGKGKAGDTIGSGIEGAWKPNPTSWDMGYLRILFQYEWELVKSPAGANQWLAKNVKETDMIADAHDPKKKHRPMMTTADLSLRFDPIYEPIARNYLKNPNKFADAFARAWFKLTHRDMGPKARYLGPEVPKEDLIWQDTIPAADYKQIGQKDVAELKRMIIDSGLSISQLVTTAWASASTFRGSDKRGGANGARICLAPQKEWEVNQPAQLKKVLKGLEKIQKEFNDSQKGNKKVSMADLIVLGGCAAIELAAKNAGAKITVPFTPGRTDASQKQTDALSFAVLKPKADGFRNYMNKKYSMTAEEMLIDKAQLLTLTAPEMTVLLGGMRVLNTNFGKSKHGVFTKKPEALTNDFFVNLLDMDTVWSKSATDEDVYEGRDRKSGKVKWTGTRVDLIFGSNSQLRAIAEVYACADSQDKFINDFVAVWNKVMNLDRFDLA